One region of Arthrobacter sp. StoSoilB22 genomic DNA includes:
- a CDS encoding MFS transporter yields the protein MAKLLADITPLKESPAFRRLWLGASVAAIGTQLTLVAVSLEVYRLTQESFYVGLLGIFALVPLVIAGLYGGSVSDAYDRRKVALVASLVLWATTAALALQAWLEIGNIWLLYALVAVQSGAQGINGPARSAIIPLLVRKDLLPAANALSMLTFGLSMTAGPLLAGVLVATIGFGWTYTIDVISFTFALWGLFKLPPLPPSKDAVRPGLRSVVEGFRFLGTRPNVRMTFIIDLIAMICAQPRALMPAIGAVMIGGGETTVGVLLASTAVGAFLAGLFSGPLGRVRKQGSAVVWSVIGWGASIAGFGLVVLLAGDSGKGGVTAWLIPAALCCALAGISDSISAVFRTTILQSATPDHMRGRLQGVFIVVVAGGPRVGDMLAGGVTQFLSEGGVLLLGGLLCIVLAWVASRMQPGFVAYDAKHPVP from the coding sequence GTGGCGAAACTATTGGCAGATATCACCCCTTTGAAGGAGAGCCCGGCTTTTCGGCGGCTCTGGCTGGGGGCCTCGGTGGCTGCCATAGGAACCCAATTGACCTTGGTGGCCGTTAGCCTGGAGGTTTACCGGCTCACACAGGAGAGCTTCTACGTGGGCCTCCTGGGCATCTTTGCGCTGGTGCCCTTGGTCATCGCCGGGCTTTACGGAGGCTCCGTTTCGGACGCCTATGATCGCCGCAAAGTTGCCCTCGTTGCTTCGCTTGTCCTATGGGCCACCACGGCCGCCCTGGCCTTGCAGGCGTGGCTGGAAATCGGAAACATCTGGCTCCTTTATGCGCTGGTGGCCGTACAAAGCGGCGCCCAAGGCATCAACGGCCCGGCCCGCAGTGCCATCATTCCGCTCCTGGTCCGCAAGGATCTGCTTCCCGCGGCCAATGCCCTGAGCATGCTGACATTCGGCCTGTCCATGACAGCCGGGCCGCTTCTGGCAGGTGTCCTGGTGGCAACCATTGGATTCGGATGGACGTACACCATTGACGTCATCAGCTTCACCTTCGCTTTGTGGGGGCTTTTCAAACTCCCGCCCCTACCGCCTTCCAAAGACGCTGTGCGGCCAGGGCTCCGCTCCGTGGTGGAGGGATTCCGGTTCCTGGGGACGCGGCCTAATGTCCGCATGACGTTCATCATCGACCTCATCGCCATGATCTGCGCCCAACCCCGGGCCTTGATGCCGGCCATCGGGGCAGTAATGATCGGCGGAGGCGAAACCACGGTGGGTGTTCTGCTTGCCTCCACAGCCGTGGGTGCTTTCCTGGCCGGGCTCTTTTCAGGGCCCCTGGGGAGAGTCCGCAAGCAGGGCAGCGCCGTGGTGTGGTCGGTGATCGGCTGGGGCGCGTCCATTGCCGGTTTTGGGCTGGTGGTGCTGCTGGCCGGCGACTCAGGGAAGGGTGGCGTCACCGCCTGGCTGATCCCCGCCGCGCTGTGTTGCGCCCTCGCAGGGATCTCGGACTCCATTAGCGCCGTCTTCCGTACCACCATCCTCCAGTCAGCCACGCCGGACCACATGAGGGGGCGGCTTCAGGGTGTGTTCATCGTGGTGGTGGCCGGAGGTCCCCGAGTGGGGGACATGCTGGCCGGCGGTGTCACCCAGTTCCTGAGTGAAGGCGGAGTGTTGCTCCTTGGGGGACTTCTCTGCATAGTCCTGGCCTGGGTGGCTTCGCGAATGCAGCCCGGATTCGTCGCCTACGACGCCAAGCATCCGGTGCCCTAG
- a CDS encoding DUF2461 domain-containing protein has protein sequence MTTFEGIPTAAFRFYAELEENNNREWWLEHKTTYDAEVKQPLVSLLSELEPEFGPAKIFRPNRDVRFSQDKSPYKTAQGAFAAGQEGVGFYLQISADGLLIGGGYHSHTPAQLARFRAAVDAPESGLELQKIVDAVAAAGFAIEGERLKTVPRGFDKDHPRAELLKHKSLSAGVEVGQPEWVSTSAACQEIAARWEVLRPLVEWVGEHAAP, from the coding sequence ATGACCACATTTGAAGGCATCCCTACCGCCGCATTCCGTTTCTACGCCGAGCTTGAAGAGAACAACAACCGTGAGTGGTGGCTGGAACACAAAACAACGTACGACGCCGAGGTGAAGCAACCGCTGGTATCGCTCCTTTCGGAGCTGGAGCCGGAGTTCGGGCCGGCAAAGATCTTTCGGCCGAACAGGGACGTCAGGTTTTCCCAGGACAAGTCCCCGTACAAGACAGCTCAAGGGGCTTTTGCTGCCGGGCAGGAGGGCGTGGGCTTCTATCTGCAGATCAGCGCCGACGGCCTGCTGATCGGCGGCGGCTACCACTCCCACACTCCGGCGCAACTGGCACGTTTCCGGGCTGCAGTGGACGCCCCTGAGAGCGGGTTGGAGCTCCAGAAGATTGTGGATGCGGTGGCGGCGGCAGGTTTCGCCATTGAAGGTGAGAGACTCAAGACCGTTCCGCGAGGTTTCGATAAGGACCATCCACGGGCCGAGCTTCTCAAGCACAAGTCCTTGTCAGCGGGCGTAGAGGTGGGCCAACCGGAGTGGGTGTCCACGTCCGCAGCCTGTCAAGAGATTGCTGCCCGGTGGGAAGTGCTGAGGCCGCTGGTTGAATGGGTGGGTGAGCATGCAGCGCCGTAG
- a CDS encoding ABC transporter permease subunit — protein MPRILPLFTKALTDSWRSTLAWAVGLSAACMLYLPLYPSIGGSAQMQDLINALPPEMTKALNYDQIASGPGYTQATMFGLIGFLLMSMASIGWGAAAVGGDEESGLLELTLAHSVTRVQIVLERALAIVVRIALLSVLVFLLVLGLNGPSQLGIDVGHLAGAVLLFAALALLSGTAALFAGALSGRKVYGIAAGAAVAVLGYVFNAVGRQSPDVQWLLNLSPYHWAYGNSPVANGADWGAAAGLYGISAGLIVLGAVALQRRDVGV, from the coding sequence GTGCCTAGAATCCTCCCCTTGTTCACCAAGGCCCTGACTGACTCATGGCGTTCAACGCTTGCTTGGGCAGTTGGTTTGTCGGCGGCATGCATGCTGTACCTGCCGCTCTATCCCTCGATTGGAGGCAGTGCGCAGATGCAGGACCTGATCAATGCGCTTCCTCCTGAGATGACCAAAGCCCTGAACTACGATCAAATCGCTTCGGGACCCGGCTACACCCAGGCCACCATGTTCGGGTTGATCGGATTCCTGCTGATGTCCATGGCCTCCATCGGCTGGGGTGCCGCGGCCGTAGGGGGCGACGAAGAATCCGGCTTGCTGGAACTGACGCTTGCCCACAGTGTTACCCGGGTGCAGATAGTCCTTGAACGCGCCTTGGCAATCGTGGTTCGCATTGCGTTGCTTTCGGTCCTTGTTTTTCTGTTGGTGCTGGGACTGAACGGGCCCTCGCAACTGGGCATCGACGTCGGACATCTCGCAGGTGCGGTACTGCTGTTCGCAGCCCTGGCACTTCTCAGCGGGACCGCCGCGCTCTTCGCCGGGGCACTGAGCGGCCGGAAAGTCTACGGGATCGCCGCCGGTGCCGCCGTAGCTGTTCTTGGTTATGTGTTCAACGCCGTGGGACGGCAAAGTCCCGACGTCCAGTGGTTGCTGAACCTTTCGCCGTACCACTGGGCGTACGGTAACTCCCCTGTAGCCAACGGCGCAGACTGGGGAGCTGCCGCGGGCTTGTACGGCATTTCGGCGGGGCTAATTGTGCTGGGCGCAGTCGCGCTGCAGCGACGCGATGTGGGGGTTTAG
- a CDS encoding acyl-CoA thioesterase gives MHLLLRTLMLLFTSSKRSPLGVWEESSLPLRVLPTDIDIAMHVNNGMYFSLMDLGRFDLMVRSGIWTRMRKRGWSPVAAGETIAFRKSLQLWQQYTIETRIIGLDTKAIYFEQRMVVDGEIYARAHIATRLVCKGKPVTQEEIIAEFGAPPADLELPEWIHEWRENNALPGSRRPAPHVWS, from the coding sequence ATGCATCTGCTTCTTCGCACCCTCATGTTGCTGTTCACGTCCTCCAAGCGCTCGCCGCTCGGCGTTTGGGAAGAATCGTCGCTGCCCCTACGGGTTCTGCCCACTGACATCGACATCGCGATGCACGTCAACAACGGCATGTATTTCTCGTTAATGGACCTCGGCCGTTTCGACCTCATGGTCCGCAGCGGCATCTGGACAAGAATGCGCAAGCGGGGTTGGAGCCCGGTGGCAGCCGGTGAAACCATCGCCTTTCGCAAGTCTCTTCAACTCTGGCAGCAATACACCATCGAAACCCGCATCATTGGCCTGGACACGAAGGCCATCTATTTTGAACAGCGCATGGTAGTAGACGGTGAAATCTATGCGCGGGCGCACATCGCCACCCGCTTGGTCTGTAAGGGTAAGCCAGTTACGCAGGAAGAAATCATCGCTGAGTTCGGAGCGCCACCGGCTGACCTTGAGTTGCCCGAATGGATCCACGAATGGCGGGAAAACAATGCCCTTCCCGGATCGCGGCGGCCAGCGCCGCACGTCTGGAGCTAA
- a CDS encoding YajQ family cyclic di-GMP-binding protein: MAGESTFDVVSKVDKQEVANALNQSQKEIAQRYDFKGVGAEIDFSGEKILMKANSEDRVLAVLDVFQSKLIKRGISLKSLDQGEPFPSGKEFRLECTIKEGIAQDIAKKINKIIRDEAPKSVKSQIQGDELRVTSKSRDDLQETMNILKKFEEADLQFVNFRS; the protein is encoded by the coding sequence ATGGCAGGCGAATCCACATTCGACGTCGTAAGCAAAGTAGACAAGCAAGAGGTTGCCAACGCGCTGAACCAGTCCCAGAAGGAAATTGCGCAGCGATACGACTTCAAGGGCGTCGGCGCTGAGATCGACTTCAGCGGCGAGAAGATCCTCATGAAGGCCAACTCCGAGGACCGCGTCCTGGCTGTCCTGGATGTCTTCCAGTCCAAGCTCATCAAGCGCGGCATCTCCCTGAAGTCCCTCGACCAGGGCGAACCTTTCCCTTCCGGCAAGGAGTTCCGCCTGGAGTGCACCATCAAGGAGGGCATCGCCCAGGACATCGCCAAAAAGATCAACAAGATCATCCGCGATGAGGCCCCTAAGTCCGTCAAGTCCCAGATCCAAGGCGACGAACTTCGCGTCACCTCCAAGTCGCGTGATGACCTGCAGGAGACCATGAACATCCTCAAGAAGTTCGAAGAGGCTGACCTGCAGTTTGTAAACTTCCGCAGCTAG
- a CDS encoding catalase codes for MTAISTTQSGAPVTSDAHSKSVGADGAIILTDHYLVEKLAQFNRERVPERVVHAKGGGAFGTFKTTSDVSAYTKAAFLQPGVETDMLIRFSSVAGENGSPDTWRDPRGFAVKFYTSEGNYDLVGNNTPVFFIRDGIKFPDFIHSQKRLPGSHLRDADMQWDFWTLSPESAHQVTWLMGDRGLPASWREMQGYGSHTYQWINAAGERFWVKYHFKSNQGVKTITGDQAEELAGSDADFYIRDLQENIADGNFPSWELHVQVMPYEDAKTYRFNPFDLTKVWPHSDYPLIHVGTMELNKNPENYFAQIEQATFAPSNFVPGIAASPDKMLQARIFSYADAHRYRVGTNHAQIPVNQPKNQVNNYSQDGQGRFLFNSPSTPVYAPNSVGGPAAVEPTSPAGGWENDGELTLSAHTLHAEDDDFGQAGTLYREVYDDAAKARLLDTITGAVGGVKNADIKERAIQYWTNVDSDLGAKLRANLGAGQTESDAEAANKV; via the coding sequence ATGACTGCCATTTCAACAACTCAGTCAGGTGCCCCCGTTACGTCCGACGCGCACTCGAAGTCCGTCGGCGCTGACGGTGCCATCATCCTCACCGACCACTACCTGGTGGAAAAGCTCGCCCAGTTCAACCGCGAGCGGGTGCCGGAGCGCGTAGTGCACGCCAAGGGCGGCGGCGCTTTCGGTACGTTCAAGACCACCTCGGACGTTTCGGCCTACACCAAGGCAGCTTTCCTGCAGCCGGGCGTCGAGACGGACATGTTGATCCGTTTCTCCTCCGTCGCAGGCGAGAACGGTTCTCCCGATACCTGGCGCGACCCCCGCGGTTTCGCCGTGAAGTTCTACACCTCCGAGGGCAACTACGACCTCGTTGGCAACAACACCCCCGTCTTCTTCATCCGCGACGGCATCAAGTTCCCGGACTTTATCCACTCCCAGAAGCGCCTCCCGGGCAGCCACCTGCGTGACGCTGACATGCAGTGGGACTTCTGGACCCTCTCCCCCGAGTCCGCCCACCAGGTCACCTGGCTTATGGGCGACCGCGGCCTCCCGGCTTCCTGGCGTGAAATGCAGGGCTACGGCTCGCACACCTACCAGTGGATCAACGCCGCCGGCGAGCGTTTCTGGGTCAAGTACCACTTCAAGTCCAACCAGGGCGTCAAGACCATCACGGGCGACCAGGCCGAAGAACTCGCCGGTTCGGACGCGGACTTCTACATCCGCGACCTCCAGGAGAACATTGCCGATGGCAACTTCCCCTCCTGGGAACTGCACGTCCAGGTCATGCCGTACGAGGATGCCAAGACGTACCGCTTCAACCCGTTCGACCTCACCAAGGTGTGGCCGCACTCTGACTACCCGCTGATCCACGTGGGCACCATGGAGCTGAACAAGAACCCGGAGAACTACTTCGCGCAGATCGAGCAGGCCACCTTCGCGCCGTCGAACTTCGTACCGGGCATCGCCGCTTCCCCGGACAAGATGCTGCAGGCCCGCATCTTCTCCTACGCAGACGCACACCGCTACCGCGTGGGCACCAACCACGCTCAGATCCCGGTGAACCAGCCGAAGAACCAGGTCAACAACTACAGCCAGGACGGCCAGGGTCGTTTCCTGTTCAATTCCCCCTCCACCCCGGTGTACGCACCGAACTCGGTGGGTGGCCCGGCTGCTGTTGAGCCGACTTCACCGGCTGGCGGCTGGGAGAACGACGGCGAGCTCACCCTCTCCGCCCACACCCTGCACGCTGAGGACGACGACTTCGGCCAGGCCGGGACCCTGTACCGCGAGGTCTACGACGACGCCGCAAAGGCCCGCCTCCTGGACACCATCACCGGTGCTGTTGGCGGCGTGAAGAACGCCGACATCAAGGAACGCGCCATCCAGTACTGGACCAACGTCGACTCCGATCTTGGCGCCAAGCTCCGTGCCAACCTCGGTGCAGGCCAGACCGAGTCCGACGCCGAAGCAGCCAACAAGGTCTAA
- the htpX gene encoding zinc metalloprotease HtpX, whose amino-acid sequence MHKHNNGLKTAALFGVLWAVLLGLGAIIAAGTRSTTPIWIMALIGVGTTAYGYWNSDKIAIRSMAAYPVTEAQAPQLYQIVRELSARANKPMPRIYLSPTMTPNAFATGRNPKNAAVCCTEGILHLLDARELRGVLGHELMHVYNRDILTSSVAAAVAGVITSVGQMLLIFGSGDRRNANPLATIAMALLAPFAASLIQMAISRTREFDADEDGAELTGDPLALASALRKIESGVTQLPLPQDQRLVNASHLMIANPFRGGGMRRMFSTHPPMKERINRLERMAGRPLL is encoded by the coding sequence GTGCATAAACACAACAATGGACTCAAGACCGCGGCGCTCTTTGGTGTGCTGTGGGCGGTGTTGTTGGGTTTGGGCGCCATCATCGCGGCCGGGACGCGCAGTACCACGCCCATCTGGATCATGGCGTTGATCGGTGTGGGAACCACTGCTTATGGCTACTGGAACAGCGACAAGATCGCCATACGCTCCATGGCCGCCTACCCGGTCACCGAGGCGCAGGCACCGCAGCTCTACCAGATTGTTCGGGAGTTGTCCGCACGTGCCAACAAACCCATGCCCCGTATCTACCTTTCACCCACCATGACGCCCAACGCCTTCGCAACCGGTCGCAATCCCAAGAACGCTGCCGTGTGCTGCACCGAGGGGATCCTCCATCTGCTGGATGCCCGTGAACTCAGGGGCGTCCTGGGTCATGAGCTGATGCACGTGTACAACCGCGACATCCTCACTTCGTCGGTAGCTGCTGCCGTGGCCGGCGTCATCACTTCCGTAGGCCAGATGCTGCTGATCTTCGGCAGCGGCGACCGGCGCAACGCCAACCCGCTGGCCACCATCGCCATGGCCCTGCTCGCGCCATTCGCAGCGTCGCTGATCCAGATGGCGATATCCCGCACCCGCGAATTCGACGCCGATGAGGACGGCGCGGAGCTCACCGGCGATCCGTTGGCGCTCGCCTCAGCTCTGCGCAAGATCGAATCCGGCGTCACCCAGTTGCCGCTCCCGCAGGACCAGCGGCTGGTCAACGCCTCACACCTGATGATCGCCAACCCGTTCCGCGGTGGTGGCATGCGGCGTATGTTCTCCACGCACCCGCCCATGAAGGAACGGATCAACCGACTGGAACGGATGGCCGGGCGACCGCTTTTGTAA
- a CDS encoding Fur family transcriptional regulator codes for MTDHTAEQAEWAAALHAHGRRVTKQRLAVLAAVQHHPHSPAEGILAAARTELPELTAQSVYVVLSDLTDLQMLRRFEPPHSPALYETRVGDNHHHAVCISCGKVEDVDCAVGHAPCLTPHWDENSKPMTIQIADVLYQGICQDCQSKQQLPVTSVTQK; via the coding sequence ATGACAGATCACACAGCCGAGCAAGCAGAATGGGCAGCCGCCCTGCATGCCCACGGCCGGCGTGTGACAAAACAGCGGCTGGCAGTGCTCGCCGCAGTCCAGCACCATCCGCACTCCCCGGCAGAAGGCATTCTTGCCGCTGCCCGCACAGAGCTTCCTGAACTGACGGCGCAGTCCGTTTATGTTGTGCTCAGCGACCTCACGGACCTGCAGATGCTGCGCCGCTTTGAACCGCCGCACTCCCCTGCTCTATACGAGACCCGCGTGGGCGACAACCACCATCACGCCGTCTGTATCAGCTGCGGAAAGGTGGAGGACGTGGATTGCGCAGTGGGCCACGCACCGTGCCTCACCCCGCACTGGGATGAAAATTCCAAGCCCATGACCATCCAGATCGCAGACGTCCTCTACCAAGGCATCTGCCAGGATTGCCAGTCCAAACAACAGCTTCCCGTAACTTCCGTAACTCAGAAATAA
- a CDS encoding potassium channel family protein: MTQARYRDLVEWPLMATALIFLTAYAWQVIGRVSGAEAIPFEVVLWITWGIFAVDYFANLWLAEDRMRWFLWNLHELLIVILPFFRPLRLLRLVTLLSVLQRTVGETLRGRVATYVAGAAAMLILIGALAVLDVEQNAPDAKILTFGDAAWWAITTITTVGYGDLYPVTPIGRMVAAALMMSGIAVLGMVTASIASWLLQRIEENAEEVAAAAEVKAAAAEEPVRAEMADLVTEIAALRMEIAELRQATEVRQATELRPAAERGPEREA; the protein is encoded by the coding sequence ATGACTCAAGCGCGATACAGGGACCTGGTTGAATGGCCCCTCATGGCCACCGCATTGATTTTCCTCACGGCTTACGCGTGGCAGGTCATCGGTCGCGTCAGCGGGGCCGAGGCAATCCCCTTCGAAGTGGTTCTGTGGATCACGTGGGGAATTTTCGCGGTGGATTACTTCGCTAATCTTTGGCTTGCCGAGGACCGCATGCGGTGGTTCCTCTGGAATCTCCACGAACTTCTGATCGTGATACTCCCCTTCTTCCGCCCCCTCCGGCTTCTGAGGCTGGTCACGCTGCTCTCCGTCCTGCAGCGCACCGTGGGCGAAACACTGCGCGGGCGTGTGGCCACCTATGTTGCCGGCGCAGCCGCGATGCTGATCCTCATCGGAGCCCTGGCCGTGCTGGACGTTGAGCAGAACGCGCCCGACGCCAAAATCCTCACCTTCGGAGACGCCGCTTGGTGGGCCATCACCACTATCACCACCGTGGGCTACGGAGACCTCTACCCAGTAACTCCCATCGGCAGGATGGTGGCTGCCGCCCTGATGATGAGTGGGATCGCGGTCCTGGGTATGGTCACGGCGTCCATTGCCTCCTGGCTCCTGCAACGAATCGAGGAGAATGCCGAGGAGGTGGCCGCAGCAGCGGAAGTCAAGGCCGCAGCTGCCGAGGAACCGGTCCGCGCCGAGATGGCGGACCTCGTGACGGAGATCGCCGCGCTGCGGATGGAGATCGCCGAGCTCCGACAAGCCACCGAAGTCAGGCAGGCCACGGAACTCAGGCCGGCTGCAGAACGCGGGCCGGAGCGCGAGGCTTAG
- a CDS encoding ABC transporter ATP-binding protein: protein MTQAIVVEGLRKKFGHREVLHGLDFAVDRGTVFGVIGPNGAGKTTTMRCLLDIIRPSAGSISVLGEDPRSAGTALRRRIGYLPGELHLENRTTGRRMLEHFAAISGPVDPKHVNELAERLNLDLDRQTRKLSKGNKQKLGLLQAFMHKPELLVLDEPTSGLDPLVQQVFHAMVREAVDGGATVFLSSHVLSEVQQAADAVAILRDGGIVTVSTVEALRTAAVRQVRFTSTETEAHDVGALLARVPGVANMVVRELKADGHTSGTVEATAMLSGHVQPLVQALARLNLTDLVLEEPDLEEAVLTLYTAQTPQPGQSSQPGQSPGLGQPPGLGNGQTQGRHVEGAHRA, encoded by the coding sequence GTGACCCAGGCAATCGTCGTCGAGGGTTTACGCAAAAAGTTCGGTCACCGCGAAGTCCTGCACGGACTCGATTTCGCGGTTGACCGCGGGACAGTCTTCGGCGTCATTGGCCCGAACGGCGCAGGCAAGACCACCACCATGCGCTGCCTGCTGGATATTATTCGGCCCAGCGCGGGGTCCATTTCCGTTTTGGGAGAAGATCCGCGTTCTGCCGGCACTGCCCTCCGCCGCCGGATCGGCTACCTCCCCGGCGAGCTTCACTTGGAAAACAGGACCACGGGGCGCCGCATGCTGGAGCACTTCGCGGCGATCAGCGGCCCGGTGGACCCCAAGCATGTCAACGAACTCGCCGAGCGGCTGAACCTTGATCTGGATCGACAGACCCGGAAACTCTCCAAAGGCAACAAGCAAAAGCTGGGGCTGCTTCAGGCCTTCATGCATAAGCCCGAACTCCTGGTGCTGGACGAACCCACCAGCGGCCTGGATCCCCTGGTCCAACAGGTGTTCCATGCGATGGTCCGCGAGGCAGTGGATGGCGGCGCAACTGTGTTCCTCAGTTCGCACGTTCTCAGCGAAGTGCAGCAGGCCGCCGACGCCGTCGCCATCCTCCGCGACGGCGGCATCGTGACCGTTTCCACCGTGGAAGCGCTCCGGACTGCAGCAGTCCGGCAGGTACGGTTCACCAGCACCGAAACGGAAGCGCACGACGTCGGCGCGCTGCTGGCCCGGGTGCCAGGCGTCGCCAATATGGTGGTGCGGGAGCTCAAGGCCGACGGTCACACATCCGGAACAGTTGAGGCCACGGCGATGCTGTCCGGCCACGTTCAGCCCTTGGTTCAGGCGCTGGCCAGGTTGAACTTGACGGACCTGGTCCTCGAAGAACCGGACCTGGAGGAAGCTGTGCTCACTCTATACACAGCCCAAACTCCTCAGCCGGGCCAGTCTTCTCAGCCGGGCCAGTCTCCGGGGCTTGGCCAACCTCCGGGGCTTGGAAATGGTCAAACACAGGGCCGGCACGTGGAAGGAGCACACCGTGCCTAG
- a CDS encoding TetR family transcriptional regulator, with product MRSNAEDMTTRARIRDAAIGIFGRDGFARATIRSVASAAGVSPGLVIHHFGSKTGLRDACDQHVLAQTATQGREKADPVSTRQLIQDYMNHPDQYSDEITYIRRTLSDESEAGDAFFDAVVKQTQDIIHAGIAAGTIRAFDDVRSTAVVIASNSLSILMLGRHLSRTLGLVDPEPQGIGPDLLRQLTLPALEIYTHGFYTDARFLDAARDALEQETSNHGKEHAP from the coding sequence ATGCGTTCAAACGCAGAGGATATGACCACCCGGGCCCGGATCCGCGACGCCGCCATTGGGATCTTCGGCCGCGATGGTTTCGCCCGCGCAACTATCAGGTCAGTTGCCTCTGCCGCAGGGGTCAGTCCAGGCCTGGTCATCCACCACTTCGGCAGCAAAACCGGGCTTCGTGATGCCTGTGATCAGCATGTCCTTGCGCAAACAGCCACCCAGGGCCGCGAAAAAGCCGATCCGGTCTCCACGCGGCAGCTGATCCAGGACTACATGAACCACCCCGACCAATACTCCGACGAAATCACCTACATCCGACGCACCCTCAGCGACGAATCCGAGGCCGGCGACGCCTTCTTCGACGCCGTCGTGAAGCAAACGCAGGACATCATCCACGCCGGGATAGCGGCGGGAACCATCAGGGCGTTCGACGACGTCCGGTCCACCGCCGTCGTGATCGCCTCCAACAGCCTCTCAATCCTCATGCTGGGCCGGCACCTCTCACGGACGCTGGGACTGGTGGACCCTGAACCGCAAGGCATCGGCCCCGACCTTCTCCGGCAACTGACCCTGCCCGCCCTGGAGATTTACACGCACGGCTTCTACACCGATGCGCGTTTCCTGGATGCGGCCCGCGACGCCCTTGAACAAGAAACCAGCAACCACGGAAAGGAGCATGCCCCGTGA